A portion of the Kwoniella newhampshirensis strain CBS 13917 chromosome 1, whole genome shotgun sequence genome contains these proteins:
- a CDS encoding glutaredoxin, translating into MYGSLASPNSKSYSEKPHLPLSQGHGQGPSVEHPRRAFSLPIMKIKMPFSGSSQSSASSSSSSSAKYGLGLGISGGSPLLPTLHGSPGRSTARRFSYSVKNRAAHYSFPLTVGGLFTLAVFVLVRLRGSSSSEVGSFNSHASGKLQIYGRSRFSDEEHQHRVHLPDGERDNGVSLLVMDEEELIAEDDLFWDSYTDPEPMTEEERLAEEEMKAHKQDVIEHDKKQSLRALVWWLAEGGIIPSTWEAPTKAYLRKVGGRGMERLLEDIDRGEEDEEIFENGWAEFANKRYKIVVFSKTHCPYSKKAKKILGEYRLSPAPFIIELDQRSDMEQLQTLLQRLTGRRTVPNVILDFTSIGGSDDITLFHAEGGLQRRFEDMGVVPGSRRRRPVLPPPPPKPVVEETKPEAPVVEQQQEDSEAPVAGVHDDFKRAIPVVAAPQAEEQLPIPVLAETPLINTVTEPDSESEQAPPAKRQKRNDSIEQIRREIEMKRAQANTNADRLHARSREESRKAAPGIGSLDTPTAAQVKRGSRGKVLF; encoded by the exons ATGTACGGATCGCTCGCATCTCCCAACTCGAAATCATATTCAGAAAAACCTCATCTACCTCTGTCTCAAGGACACGGACAAGGACCCAGTGTGGAACATCCTCGACGCGCATTCTCACTCCCGATCatgaagatcaagatgCCCTTCAGTGGATCCAGTcaatcatcagcttcttcttcatcgtcctcgtcggcGAAATATGGTCTGGGTCTGGGTATCAGCGGTGGCTCACCGTTGCTCCCTACGTTGCACGGATCACCCGGTCGATCTACCGCCCGACGATTCTCTTACAGTGTCAAAAACCGTGCAGCACATTACTCTTTCCCTCTGACTGTCGGGGGTCTTTTCACACTGGCAGTGTTTGTATTGGTCCGTCTTCGGGGttcgtcgtcatccgaAGTTGGAAGTTTCAACTCGCACGCTTCGGGAAAACTTCAGATCTACGGTCGAAGTCGGTTCTCCGATGAAGAACATCAACATCGAGTCCATCTACCTGATGGTGAGAGGGACAATGGGGTCTCCCTCTTGGtcatggacgaagaggaattGATAGCCGAAGACGATCTTTTCTGGGACAGTTATACGGATCCTGAACCCATGActgaggaggaaagactcgccgaagaagagatgaaagcGCACAAACAGGACGTGATTGAACACGACAAGAAACAATCTCTCCGAGCATTGGTGTGGTGGTTGGCCGAAGGCGgcatcatcccttccacctGGGAAGCACCGACAAAGGCTTATTTGAGGAAAGTGGGCGGTAGGGGAATGGAGAGGTTACTGGAGGATATCGAtagaggagaagaagatgaagagatctTTGAGAATGGCTGGGCCGAATTTGCCAACAAACGGTACaagatcgtcgtctttTCAAAG ACCCACTGCCCGTACTcgaagaaagcgaagaagatcctCGGCGAATACAGACTCTCTCCTGCACCTTTCATCATTGAGTTGGACCAACGAT ccGACATGGAACAACTTCAGACCCTTTTACAACGACTGACAGGTAGACGCACTGTGCCCAACGTTATCCTCGATTTCACTTCCATCGGCGGTTCGGACGATatcactctcttccacgCTGAAGGTGGTCTTCAACGACGATTCGAAGATATGGGCGTCGTTCCCGGCTccagaagacgacgaccggtccttcctccaccaccgcccaAACCCGTTGTCGAAGAGACCAAGCCCGAAGCGCCCGTCGTCGagcaacaacaagaagACAGCGAAGCTCCTGTGGCTGGTGTTCACGATGATTTCAAACGTGCTATCCCGGTCGTCGCTGCACCTCAAGCTGAAGAACAACTTCCCATTCCTGTCCTTGCCGAAACGCCTTTAATCAACACCGTGACGGAACCCGATTCAGAATCAGAACAGGCTCCTCCAGCGAAACGACAAAAGAGGAATGACAGTATCGAGCAAATTCGAAGGGAAATTGAAATGAAGCGAGCTCAAGCCAATACCAACGCAGATCGACTACATGCTCGAAGTCGAGAAGAGAGTAGAAAAGCAGCTCCTGGAATAGGATCGTTAGATACACCAACCGCTGCTCAGGTCAAGAGAGGTTCGAGAGGAAAAGTGCTGTTCTGA